The Ignavibacteria bacterium genome contains the following window.
AGTGATAATTCATAAATAAATTGGACATTATCAAGAAGAACTAGATCTTTTTTTAATTCATCAACACTAATTTGGTAAGCCCATAATAAATCTTCAGTTCTTTCTAACATCGTATTTCCTTTATCCCGCAATTTTTTCATTGTTAATCACCAACCTTTTATCTGAAAATCTTTGAACTCGTTTTTATCCTCTTCCCAATCAACTTTAACATCCTTGACATAAGCTGAGCGTGGACCAATCTTTGCGTGTTCAATTAAAATATGAATTTTATCTTTCTCCCCTTCAACTACAATTTCAACATTTCCAT
Protein-coding sequences here:
- a CDS encoding acylphosphatase — translated: MRAHILVTGLVQGVGFRYFIYRKAAELGLRGFVRNLFDGNVEIVVEGEKDKIHILIEHAKIGPRSAYVKDVKVDWEEDKNEFKDFQIKGW